A window of Sebastes umbrosus isolate fSebUmb1 chromosome 6, fSebUmb1.pri, whole genome shotgun sequence genomic DNA:
aggagtgagtggaggggtacatagttgattgcaatctgcaaccacaccactagatgccgccaaatcttacacactgtacctgtaCTGTACCTAAAAACTGGTTCCATCTcatcaaatgtgaggatttacaGATTTCCTCTAGtttatataattgtaaattgAACATCTTTTGGACAATTGGTCAGATAAAATTACCAATTTGACGGTATTATTCCattctttttttgacattttatagtcaAGACAATTATTCAAAAATCTATAATGAAAAtcattgttagttgcagccctattcatAATGAGTCCCAGGTTTctatacagacaaaataaatctcTTGTGTGCTTCAGAGGCCACATGATTCCAGAGGACCTGGATGAAAAGATAAAGCTGGTAAAATCTCAGGTAAATTCACTGATATTTAGTAAGCACTCAGGTGTATCACATACAATATGTTGTGGATTTAGGGTCACTTGTAGTGGTTTTAACAGTAATTATCCACGAGGTATAACTAATCATAAAATATTTTGTACATCCTGTGCAAACCAGACAGCACCAAGTGCAAGAAAGCGgagttcattttcagtttgtatCTACCAGGGTGCAGAGCCGTTCCTTGTAAGCTGCACATCAGGGACCACAGTGCAGGGTGCGTTTGACCCACTGGACCAAATAGCGGATGTCTGTGAGAAACACAAGCTCTGGATGCACGTAGACGTGAGTCTGGTAGAAGAAAAACCTATGTCTGCTGACAAGCTTCTGTTGTATTTGTTCAAATTTGAGAACATGCAGAGTTTTGTCTGTTTGGTCATGTGTTACAGGCTGCCTGGGGAGGGAGCGTGCTCTTTTCCAAGCAACACAGACATCTGATGAAAGGGGTTCACAGGTATTGAtacaaaaggcagaaaaatgcatttttcattatGAGGAAGgcaacattttgtttgtttttttatgtgtgttttatgtgtgtttgtgtgtgtgtgtgcgtgtgcgtgtgtgtgtgacaagagCAAATTCAGTAGCCTGGAATCCACACAAGATGCTGGTGGCTGGCCTGCAGTGTTCTGCTTTGCTGCTACAGGATACCACGGTTTGAGGCTACAACATTATCTGATACGCACAAAAacagtttatgttttttaaaaatcttttacaATCATTTCTGCTTGTCCTCAGAACTTGTTGAGGAAGTGCCACAGTGCCAACGCCACATACCTCTTCCAGCAAGACAAATTCTATGATGTGAATCTGGATGTCGGGGATAAGTCAGTACAGTGCAGCCGCAAGGTTGACTGTCTGAAGTTCTGGTTGATGTGGAAAGCCGTTGGCTCCATTGGCTTTGCGGAGCGAGTGGACAAAGCTTTTATCCATGCAAGGTAGGCATGCAGCTGTAGCACAACACAAGCCTGGCATAGGTTAGGAGTCAAGTAGTAAATTCAAAATGATCTAATCTTTAATGAGGTATAATTTAAAAGTACTGCTATTTATCTGTTTCACTTTTTGCATGTCAAAATAATTTACACCTTTATCAGTGAGTTGGCCATTTCAGCCGATTAGATGATTATCAAGCTATTAAATAAGCGTTATCGGTCGCTCTAAGCACCATacatgtgggtcaataggggcctactacacccaatagtaggtttatcatctattcacattgtagatcaccgaaagaaagtataaaagaacacaacagcgacctctagcgactgtagtaattataaCAGGAGCAGAACAGCATGAAActcaacgtgtagttgtctttgtgttcacaagcattaagttttactttcacttttgaaacgtagttatttaaagccaaaacacaatgtttttccctaaacttaagtaagtggttttgttgcctaaacctaaagaagcctttttgtttgtgttcaaaacataacatttcattcagttttacaatgtgttaggatatgttgcttttaagttttgcaacgtagtaggcccctaatgacccacatctatgacgGTTATAGCGAAAATGCCTAGTTAATGGCCTGagaacagtcaaatcgggtggcTACTTAGATGCTgatttctctgaataaaaacaTCAAGGAAGAAGGGACATTTGGGTCCATCATGCACAGCAGGTTAAGATAGCTTGTAGGCTGCTTTTGACATCTAATCACCTCATTTTCCTTATCTTTGCTTACCATTGAATCCTAAGTTATACAGCAGGAACATTTTCAGTGaaaacttttctttcttttctctttaaaaacaaaagtctattAACATACATCCTGCAGATATCTGGTGGAGCAGATGAAGAAAAGAGAAGGGTTTCATCTTTTGCGCGAGGTAAGTAAATATCTCAAGCATAATGAGAAAGATGAGATTTTTTCTCCCTGCCAAATTGTTGAgtacctgtgtttgtttgtctccatGGACAGCCAGAGTTTGTGAATGTATGCTTCTGGTTTATACCACCAAGTATGAGGGGGAAGGAAGGGAATGCAGATTACCAGGACCGACTAGCAAAAGTAAGTTTCTGTATTACATCAGAGGACTACAGAAATTAGTTTTGTAACTCTtctgttgcacacacacattaagcaCTGTGCATGCTTTTTAATTGTTAGAAGATATGGAAGCCATCATCTTCAAGTATTTACCACTTCTGTGCAGCACTTCTGAATCAAACAGGTaaccgtgtatgtgtgtgtgtttttgttcttaaTAACAGGTAGCTCCAGTCATCAAGGAACGCATGATGAAACAAGGCACTATGATGGTGGGCTACCAACCTTTGAGagaaaaagtcaactttttccGCATGGTTGTTTTCTCACCGCTGGTTTCCCAGAAAGATATGGACTTCATCCTTGACGAAATCGAAAGACTGGGAAATGACTTGTAAACAAAACTTGTAAGATGTGTAACTCTTGTCTATCAAGAATTCAAGGTTACGCACAAAGCCTGCCATTAATGACACAAACTACCTAACTGTACCAACTCCTGTGGGAACTTAGACAGCTGTGATAATATAAGAGCTACTAAACTGTGAAATCTGAGGACAATGGACCAgaatatgaattaataaatcaacaaataaagagTCCTTATTCTTGATAACtgtgaagaaaataaaagaataaagactttattttaatttaattgattttatGGCCTTTATTTGAAACATTTCTAGTGAATTAAACAACTGTTCTGAAATcagttcacttttttaaaaaacattttgcagaGCTGGAGAATTGTCAACCCAAACATTTTTGGGGATCTAtccttttatattttacttttgtcCATGGTACATTTTCTGAATGTAAAGCCTTCATGTCTTTATGTCACCTGGTCCCTCGTATTTGCTTTCATAactctagggctgcaactggtgattattttcattaatgttttgttctataaaacatcagaaaacagtgaaaaatgcccatcacactTTCCAGTGTCCAAGGTGATAGCTTGAAATGTCTTggtttgtctgaccaacagtctaaaCCTTAAGGAATCAACAGGATAAAACATCACCAAAGCAGACAATGTGGATatgtaaacaatataaaatCCACAGTGGCTGCAGCATGgatatataataacaactgGATACCGGACGCCAAGATGGCGCCTATTCAGTCCAATAAGAATTGCTTGCCTGGCGCCGagcaacatggcaaactgcagcccaacaggcaacaacagctgtcagtgtgtcagtgtgctgacttaactatgacttgcccaaaactgcatgtgattatcttaaagtgggcatgtctgtaaaggggagactcgtgggtacccatagaatccattttcattcacatatcttgaggtcagaggtcaagggacccctttgaaaatggcaatgccagtttttcctcgtcaaaattcagcataagtttagagcgttatttagaatcctttgcaacaagctagtatgtcatggtttgtaccaatggattgtagctttaaaactgagcccgctacaaccaaaaatcacaagttgtgttattagtggcattaaaacgcttttttgactttttctttactCTGTTACGGATACCACTTGAAATGTATCGAAGTACTATTCTTTGATAAAtagtatttaaagggactgtttgtaacttcttacacgtataaatcaatccaggtcagcgtcccatgcgcgctcgcatgttcagacaagactccaacacaaactacacggaagcaccaaaaccgcaaagttgtatctagtgaagcctgtctgttaaacagtgttggccttTACTCTGTTATGTCATGGATGCCACTTGAAATGTATCAAAGTACTATTCTTTGATAAAtagtacttaaagggactatttgtaactttcagaaatgcttcttaacagcgacacctgtggccgtgaaatcaacgaaagtcagcgtcgggctcgcgcttgctcgctctcaatatacctgaacgagcatcactcaaaacagtgaggcgacacaagtcagctaaaaccacaatatcactctatatttcagctgcttggcagtaatgttagctgaccagacgaaggtctctccatgaacatgatttagatttgatcctagtgttggcttttcctgcctaagtgcaggctgaggcagcggggctctgcagcggagctctgcagcatgtctcctctgctctctccggccgcagccggagagcagaggtgacaccggcacccggtcggtaacgagaagacaacgtaaatctctgtagagctccgttacttcacaagacacgggaaacctctgttggtctggaggagctgcagcagttatttctgcacaaacgtcccctgtacattcactagatattctcagagctaaactaactcttctgcagtgtggagtgagcgcgcgttcacgtctagaggtggagcgagctgagaacgcgcgctctgtctgagtgaaggcgagcaggcagaggaggagggtacagcggctacatgcgaacgcgcatatgcgagcgcgcatgt
This region includes:
- the csad gene encoding cysteine sulfinic acid decarboxylase isoform X1, encoding MANRFPISSDGQEPANLRDLNEPLVDHSEGQLFLNEAFRIIMEEVLCKGTDVKQKVCEWREPEELTRILDLELRATGEPQHSLLQRVKDVAKYSIKTSHPRFFNQLFAGVDYHALAGRFLTEALNTNLFTYEVAPVFVLMEAEVLRGMRQLVGWTEGDGLFCPGGSTSNMYAMNLARYRLFPDVKSQGLWGLPRLTIFTSLESHYSVKKGAAFLGIGTDNVILVEVDDGGHMIPEDLDEKIKLVKSQGAEPFLVSCTSGTTVQGAFDPLDQIADVCEKHKLWMHVDAAWGGSVLFSKQHRHLMKGVHRANSVAWNPHKMLVAGLQCSALLLQDTTNLLRKCHSANATYLFQQDKFYDVNLDVGDKSVQCSRKVDCLKFWLMWKAVGSIGFAERVDKAFIHARYLVEQMKKREGFHLLREPEFVNVCFWFIPPSMRGKEGNADYQDRLAKVAPVIKERMMKQGTMMVGYQPLREKVNFFRMVVFSPLVSQKDMDFILDEIERLGNDL
- the csad gene encoding cysteine sulfinic acid decarboxylase isoform X2, with amino-acid sequence MANRFPISYGQEPANLRDLNEPLVDHSEGQLFLNEAFRIIMEEVLCKGTDVKQKVCEWREPEELTRILDLELRATGEPQHSLLQRVKDVAKYSIKTSHPRFFNQLFAGVDYHALAGRFLTEALNTNLFTYEVAPVFVLMEAEVLRGMRQLVGWTEGDGLFCPGGSTSNMYAMNLARYRLFPDVKSQGLWGLPRLTIFTSLESHYSVKKGAAFLGIGTDNVILVEVDDGGHMIPEDLDEKIKLVKSQGAEPFLVSCTSGTTVQGAFDPLDQIADVCEKHKLWMHVDAAWGGSVLFSKQHRHLMKGVHRANSVAWNPHKMLVAGLQCSALLLQDTTNLLRKCHSANATYLFQQDKFYDVNLDVGDKSVQCSRKVDCLKFWLMWKAVGSIGFAERVDKAFIHARYLVEQMKKREGFHLLREPEFVNVCFWFIPPSMRGKEGNADYQDRLAKVAPVIKERMMKQGTMMVGYQPLREKVNFFRMVVFSPLVSQKDMDFILDEIERLGNDL